From the Desulfovibrio sp. JY genome, one window contains:
- a CDS encoding ABC transporter permease, which translates to MVVRRPRAGSFWSGLLAGLSPAGFARHFWRRREVLATFARIEFLSRYHGAQLGFLWGLVSPLATLAVYTFVFSVVFKARWAGGAGHDGGITGYALILFTGLAIFEVFAGSVNRTPRLLTENVNFIKKVLFPLEILPVGILCAAILESFISLGLVALGVLITTGSLSWTIVFAPLAYIPLTMFTLGICWFLAPVGVFLKDLGNMVAVAVQLYFFATPILYPLSAVPEPYRHLLALNPLHPVVDHLRRTIIWGQMPDWTALALVTLASALVMLAGYAFFMSVKRLFADAV; encoded by the coding sequence ATGGTCGTGCGAAGGCCCCGTGCCGGATCGTTTTGGTCCGGCCTTTTGGCCGGTCTTTCGCCGGCGGGCTTTGCGCGGCATTTCTGGCGACGGCGCGAGGTGCTTGCCACCTTTGCCCGCATCGAATTTCTGTCGCGCTACCACGGCGCCCAACTTGGCTTTTTGTGGGGGCTGGTTTCCCCCCTGGCCACCCTGGCCGTTTATACCTTCGTTTTTTCGGTCGTGTTCAAGGCTCGATGGGCCGGCGGCGCGGGCCATGACGGGGGCATCACCGGCTATGCGCTGATCCTTTTTACGGGCTTGGCGATTTTCGAAGTCTTTGCCGGCAGCGTCAACCGCACGCCAAGGCTGCTCACGGAAAACGTCAATTTCATCAAAAAGGTGCTCTTCCCCCTGGAAATCCTGCCGGTCGGCATCCTGTGCGCCGCCATTCTGGAATCCTTTATCAGCCTGGGGTTGGTGGCCCTTGGCGTACTCATTACCACCGGCTCGCTTTCCTGGACCATCGTTTTCGCGCCCCTGGCCTACATTCCGCTGACCATGTTCACCCTCGGCATCTGCTGGTTCCTGGCCCCGGTCGGCGTGTTCCTCAAGGACCTCGGCAACATGGTGGCCGTGGCCGTGCAGCTCTACTTTTTCGCCACGCCCATCCTGTATCCGCTTTCCGCCGTGCCCGAACCCTACCGCCACCTGCTGGCGCTTAATCCCCTGCATCCCGTGGTCGACCACCTGCGCCGCACCATCATCTGGGGACAGATGCCCGATTGGACGGCGCTCGCCCTGGTCACGCTCGCCAGCGCCCTGGTCATGCTGGCCGGATACGCCTTTTTCATGAGCGTCAAGAGGCTTTTTGCCGATGCCGTCTGA
- a CDS encoding glycosyltransferase, with the protein MRQCWCGTGGLEPYSDGYMLCPACGTLVSREDREEGYGRDYWFGHQESDLGQPTIETRARLDLPERCVYWLRRFLKACLPPGDVLELGCAHGGFTALLGKAGFRARGLELDASVAGIAGGLFGVTVLSGPLEEQEIAPGSLCAVVLMDVLEHLPDPVEMLRRVGTLLAPGGIVFVQTPRFPAGMAHERLLTEGNPFSRMLLPAEHLYLYSEKAVRELFSFAGLGHFRFETPLFPYDMLFVAGRQEIADHGREAVEKVLCATPDGRMIQAMLDLTGRAEAAEKQAAELCGAEAASLGGLEGVIRETASGWTAQGRLPRLVNKVLLRWGRAAWAFNKAVKYVLAAPGLRRELAARDTAGDILVAVDLTPVLPGGDNGGAKLMTILLLHALRDMRPHWRFVCIVSDAAYDELSHLDAPNMERVKVGAVGAGKALSHWQGKKVDLLFCPFTMPYFHHPDVPAVSVIYDLQYAYYPQFFSPDEEAGRERTFLTAARCCERLVCISEFARRTVLEQGNVPDGRTATVHISLPRRLTRTDAAAVAAIRERLGLEGDDYLLYPANFWPHKNHRMLLTAFGMLAAGRPEPLRLVLTGADTGLRQELGQAVAALGLEGRAVFAGYVSDADLSTLLTGARALVFPSLFEGFGMPLVEAMAVGTPIVCSDVTSLPEVGGDAALYFDPRRPDDIVAALTRLLDEPGVAEELVRKGRERLGFFGGPDDMARKYLAVFEDVLARPVSQSTAVRGLYGDGWCGSRLFVACGPAAHRQWLRARFDLPAGAPSGQVRIVTMVNGKPYGKPVTLTPGKSAAIDPDVPPHGGYVEFLFEGARRDDAVGPGADRRKLSARCLELRLTDGARDVDLRYGDEGRAC; encoded by the coding sequence ATGCGGCAGTGTTGGTGCGGAACGGGCGGGCTGGAGCCTTATAGCGACGGGTACATGTTGTGTCCGGCCTGTGGCACGTTGGTGTCTCGGGAGGATCGCGAGGAAGGCTATGGCCGCGACTATTGGTTCGGGCACCAGGAGTCCGATCTGGGCCAGCCGACCATCGAGACCCGGGCGCGGCTGGATTTGCCCGAGCGGTGCGTCTATTGGCTGCGGCGGTTCTTGAAGGCCTGTCTGCCGCCCGGCGACGTGCTGGAACTGGGCTGTGCCCATGGCGGTTTTACGGCGCTGTTGGGCAAGGCCGGATTTCGGGCGCGCGGATTGGAGCTGGACGCCTCCGTTGCCGGGATCGCCGGCGGACTTTTTGGCGTGACGGTGCTGTCCGGTCCGCTGGAGGAGCAGGAGATCGCGCCGGGGAGCCTTTGCGCCGTGGTGCTTATGGACGTGCTGGAGCATCTGCCCGATCCGGTGGAGATGTTGCGCCGCGTGGGCACGCTTCTGGCTCCGGGCGGCATCGTTTTTGTCCAAACGCCCCGGTTTCCGGCCGGCATGGCCCATGAACGGCTTCTGACCGAGGGCAATCCGTTTTCGCGCATGTTGCTGCCGGCGGAGCATCTGTATCTGTACAGCGAAAAGGCCGTGCGCGAACTCTTCAGCTTTGCCGGGCTGGGGCATTTCCGCTTCGAGACGCCGCTTTTCCCCTACGACATGCTGTTCGTGGCCGGACGGCAGGAAATTGCCGACCATGGCCGGGAGGCTGTGGAGAAGGTCCTTTGCGCCACGCCGGACGGTCGCATGATCCAGGCCATGCTGGACCTGACCGGCCGGGCCGAGGCGGCCGAGAAGCAGGCGGCGGAGTTGTGCGGAGCCGAAGCGGCGAGCCTGGGCGGCCTGGAAGGCGTGATCCGCGAGACGGCCTCGGGCTGGACGGCTCAGGGACGGCTGCCGCGCCTTGTCAACAAGGTGCTTTTGCGCTGGGGCCGGGCGGCCTGGGCTTTCAATAAAGCCGTCAAGTACGTGCTGGCCGCGCCCGGGTTGCGTCGGGAGCTTGCGGCGCGGGATACGGCCGGGGACATCCTGGTGGCCGTGGACCTGACGCCGGTGCTCCCTGGCGGGGACAACGGCGGGGCCAAGCTCATGACCATCCTGCTGCTCCATGCCCTGCGCGACATGCGACCGCACTGGCGATTCGTATGCATTGTCTCGGACGCGGCGTATGACGAGTTGTCGCACCTGGACGCGCCCAACATGGAGCGCGTCAAAGTGGGCGCGGTCGGGGCGGGCAAGGCGCTGTCGCACTGGCAGGGCAAAAAGGTGGACCTGCTCTTTTGTCCCTTCACCATGCCCTATTTCCATCATCCCGACGTGCCGGCCGTTTCGGTCATCTACGACCTGCAATACGCCTATTATCCACAGTTTTTCAGCCCCGACGAGGAAGCCGGCCGGGAGCGGACGTTCCTGACCGCCGCCCGGTGTTGCGAGCGGCTGGTATGCATTTCCGAATTCGCCCGGCGCACCGTGCTGGAACAGGGCAACGTGCCGGACGGCCGCACGGCCACGGTGCACATCTCCCTGCCCAGGCGGCTTACGCGCACCGATGCGGCGGCTGTCGCGGCCATACGGGAACGGCTGGGGCTCGAGGGGGACGACTATCTGCTCTATCCGGCCAATTTCTGGCCCCATAAAAACCACCGCATGCTCTTGACCGCCTTTGGCATGCTGGCCGCCGGCCGGCCGGAGCCGTTGCGGCTGGTCCTGACCGGCGCGGATACGGGCCTGCGCCAGGAACTGGGACAGGCCGTGGCCGCCCTTGGCCTGGAGGGGCGGGCGGTCTTTGCCGGCTACGTTTCCGACGCGGACCTCTCGACGCTTCTGACCGGGGCCCGGGCCCTGGTCTTTCCCTCGCTCTTCGAGGGCTTCGGCATGCCGCTGGTCGAGGCCATGGCTGTTGGCACGCCCATCGTCTGCTCCGACGTCACCAGCCTGCCCGAGGTCGGCGGCGACGCGGCGCTGTATTTCGACCCCCGGCGACCCGACGACATCGTGGCGGCGCTGACCCGCCTGTTGGACGAGCCCGGGGTGGCCGAGGAGCTTGTGCGCAAGGGCCGAGAGCGCCTCGGCTTTTTCGGCGGCCCGGACGATATGGCCCGCAAGTACCTTGCCGTCTTCGAGGACGTGCTGGCCCGACCCGTGTCCCAGAGCACGGCCGTGCGCGGGCTCTATGGCGACGGCTGGTGCGGCTCGCGGCTGTTCGTGGCCTGCGGCCCTGCGGCCCATCGCCAATGGCTGCGGGCACGCTTCGATCTGCCGGCCGGCGCGCCGTCGGGACAGGTGCGCATCGTGACCATGGTCAACGGCAAGCCGTACGGTAAGCCGGTGACCCTGACTCCGGGGAAATCGGCCGCTATCGACCCGGACGTGCCGCCTCATGGCGGCTACGTGGAATTTCTTTTCGAGGGCGCGCGGCGCGACGACGCCGTCGGTCCTGGGGCGGACCGGCGCAAACTCTCCGCGCGCTGCCTGGAGCTGCGCCTGACCGACGGGGCCCGGGACGTGGACCTGCGCTATGGCGATGAGGGCAGGGCATGTTAA
- a CDS encoding glycosyltransferase: protein MRITIDASSLSHPQRTGIGRCLESILPHLAHLAASRDELILVSGKPLVNRTALDVVAAGGARAHTVNVPSLYAWQQTGMAWQILTARADVHYAPDGLLPLAFLGRSVGVVNDVLYKCLPHTLPWHIRAVFAARQKASLTRLTIPLTLSAFTRRELVRVYGPLACRVRPTDLCAVDHERFRPLCPEDAPAVSAFRAAHGLTGDYVLCVGNLMAHKNLGVVLRAMARFNAASSESPLRLALVGHGDPAALARLAPEAAGADWLTCLGYLSDADVGLAYRAATAFVFPSRYEGFGLPILEAMASGIPVAYADAASLPEAAGLAGLPFPPDDDAALAAILTRLRGDAGLRARQIALGLDRAAYFSWKACAEHVYAALHEASGQKPLRLPKVSIVTPSFNQADFLPETLASVAGQQGVTVEHIVLDGGSTDATPDILRKWDKGLAYWRSAPDAGQTAALAEGFAMATGEVMGWLNSDDILWDDGALAAVAEAFARHPEAVMVTGDTVLTDPDGKPVMIDMVLAPSARQMRHTMAVPQQSTFFRREAYLAAGGMDARFTYCMDYDLFERISRQGKIVRIPRVIASFRLHPSAKTATWRDVFRRDLHACQHRHGSGPLHELAIKLVTLEIRLESILAQLGALLGGRKLPTQVNARLEPMRAYARKKHGLAG from the coding sequence ATGCGCATCACCATAGACGCCAGTTCCCTTTCCCATCCCCAGCGCACCGGCATCGGCCGCTGTCTGGAATCCATTTTGCCGCATCTGGCGCACTTGGCGGCCAGCCGCGACGAGTTGATTCTGGTCTCGGGCAAGCCCCTCGTCAACCGCACCGCCCTGGATGTCGTCGCCGCCGGCGGCGCGCGGGCCCACACGGTCAACGTTCCCTCGCTCTATGCCTGGCAGCAGACCGGCATGGCCTGGCAGATCCTGACCGCCCGGGCGGACGTGCACTACGCCCCGGATGGGCTGCTGCCCCTGGCTTTTTTGGGGCGTAGCGTCGGCGTGGTCAATGACGTGCTCTACAAGTGCCTGCCCCACACGCTGCCCTGGCACATCCGGGCCGTTTTCGCCGCCCGCCAGAAGGCGAGCCTTACGCGCCTGACCATTCCCCTGACGCTTTCGGCCTTCACCCGGCGGGAGTTGGTGCGGGTCTACGGCCCGCTCGCCTGCCGGGTGCGGCCGACGGATCTTTGCGCCGTGGACCATGAGCGGTTCCGGCCGCTTTGTCCCGAGGACGCGCCGGCCGTGAGCGCATTTCGGGCGGCGCATGGGCTCACGGGGGATTATGTCCTTTGCGTGGGCAACCTCATGGCCCACAAAAATCTCGGCGTGGTGCTGCGGGCCATGGCGCGTTTCAATGCCGCCTCGTCCGAAAGCCCCCTGCGCCTGGCCCTGGTGGGGCACGGCGACCCGGCGGCCCTGGCCAGGCTCGCCCCGGAGGCGGCGGGCGCGGACTGGCTCACCTGTCTGGGCTACCTTTCCGATGCGGACGTGGGGCTTGCCTACCGGGCGGCGACGGCCTTCGTCTTCCCCTCGCGCTACGAGGGCTTCGGCCTGCCCATTCTGGAGGCCATGGCCAGTGGCATTCCCGTGGCCTATGCCGACGCGGCCTCGCTGCCCGAAGCCGCCGGGCTGGCCGGCCTGCCCTTCCCTCCCGACGACGATGCGGCCCTGGCCGCTATTCTGACCCGCCTGCGAGGTGACGCCGGCTTGCGCGCCCGGCAAATCGCGCTCGGCCTTGACCGGGCCGCGTATTTTTCCTGGAAGGCTTGTGCCGAACACGTCTACGCCGCCCTGCACGAAGCCTCGGGCCAGAAGCCGCTTCGCCTGCCCAAGGTCAGCATCGTTACGCCGTCGTTCAACCAGGCGGATTTTCTCCCGGAAACGCTCGCCAGCGTGGCCGGGCAACAGGGCGTCACCGTGGAGCATATCGTGCTCGATGGCGGCTCCACCGACGCCACACCGGATATCCTGCGCAAGTGGGACAAAGGACTCGCCTATTGGCGCAGCGCCCCGGACGCCGGCCAGACGGCGGCCCTGGCCGAAGGCTTCGCCATGGCCACGGGCGAGGTCATGGGCTGGCTCAATTCCGACGACATCCTCTGGGACGACGGCGCGCTCGCCGCCGTAGCCGAAGCCTTCGCCCGACACCCCGAGGCGGTCATGGTCACCGGAGACACGGTGCTGACCGACCCGGACGGCAAGCCCGTCATGATCGACATGGTGCTCGCCCCTTCGGCCCGGCAGATGCGCCACACCATGGCCGTGCCCCAGCAGTCCACCTTTTTCCGGCGCGAGGCCTACCTGGCCGCCGGCGGCATGGACGCCCGCTTCACCTACTGCATGGACTACGACCTGTTCGAGCGCATCAGCCGGCAGGGGAAAATCGTGCGCATTCCGCGTGTGATCGCTTCCTTCCGGTTGCACCCTTCGGCCAAGACCGCCACTTGGCGCGACGTTTTTCGCCGGGACCTTCACGCCTGCCAGCACCGCCACGGCAGTGGGCCGCTCCATGAGCTGGCCATCAAGCTCGTGACCCTGGAAATCCGGCTGGAATCGATCCTGGCCCAGCTCGGCGCGCTCCTTGGCGGCCGCAAACTCCCGACCCAGGTCAACGCCCGCCTGGAACCCATGCGGGCCTACGCCCGCAAAAAACACGGGCTGGCCGGCTAA
- a CDS encoding glycosyltransferase family 4 protein, whose product MRIAISARSLDYPSGGPKEYLLGLVRALLTLGGHELILYYPHKSHLGTFPDATEVVLPVRNRLAFDWLALPLALRGSGADVAFFPSSNMPPNIPCPAVTAMLDLGYFHPTLRMYKRADTLYMRRAIRYSARRAERLVAISEHTRADVLRLTHARPERVSVTPLACDPAFRRPASQEALDAFRHKHGLKRNFILYAGNISPRKNLDTLLAAFAAAGDRLPCDLAVTGGYAWSEDFAATVARLGLAGRVKRLGHVAPAEMPLLYQSARALAFPSLFEGFGLPVLEAQASRTPVVCARATSLPEVAGDGALLVDPTDVAAWAEALVRVATDETLRESLIRKGLANEAGYTWARTARLTLEALEEAAHTGRR is encoded by the coding sequence ATGCGCATCGCCATCAGCGCCCGCAGCCTGGACTACCCTTCCGGCGGCCCCAAGGAATACCTGCTCGGCCTCGTGCGGGCGCTTCTCACCCTCGGCGGGCACGAACTCATCCTCTATTATCCGCATAAAAGCCACCTGGGCACCTTTCCCGACGCCACGGAGGTGGTGCTGCCGGTACGAAACCGCCTGGCCTTCGACTGGCTGGCCCTGCCCCTGGCCCTGCGCGGAAGCGGGGCGGACGTGGCCTTTTTCCCGTCGTCCAACATGCCGCCGAACATCCCCTGCCCGGCGGTGACGGCCATGCTCGACCTCGGTTATTTCCACCCCACGCTGCGCATGTACAAGCGCGCCGACACCCTCTACATGCGCCGGGCCATCCGCTACAGCGCCAGACGGGCCGAGAGGCTCGTGGCCATCTCCGAGCACACGCGGGCCGATGTGTTGCGCTTAACGCACGCCCGGCCCGAACGGGTCAGCGTCACGCCGCTGGCCTGCGATCCGGCCTTCCGCCGTCCGGCGTCGCAGGAGGCCCTCGACGCCTTTCGCCACAAACACGGCCTCAAGCGCAACTTCATCCTCTATGCCGGCAACATCTCGCCGCGAAAAAACCTGGACACGCTTTTAGCCGCCTTTGCCGCCGCCGGCGACCGCCTCCCCTGCGACCTGGCCGTTACCGGCGGCTACGCCTGGAGCGAGGATTTCGCGGCCACCGTGGCGCGGCTCGGCCTCGCCGGCCGGGTGAAACGCCTTGGCCATGTGGCCCCGGCGGAGATGCCGCTTCTCTACCAAAGCGCCAGGGCCCTCGCCTTTCCCTCCCTTTTCGAGGGATTCGGCCTGCCGGTGCTCGAAGCCCAGGCCAGCCGCACGCCGGTCGTCTGCGCCCGGGCCACGTCCCTGCCCGAAGTGGCCGGGGACGGCGCGCTCCTGGTCGATCCGACCGATGTTGCGGCCTGGGCCGAGGCGCTCGTGCGCGTCGCCACCGACGAAACACTGCGGGAATCGCTCATCCGAAAGGGCCTGGCCAACGAGGCCGGCTACACCTGGGCACGCACGGCCCGCCTCACCCTCGAGGCCTTGGAAGAAGCGGCCCACACCGGCCGGCGCTAG
- a CDS encoding FAD-dependent oxidoreductase — translation MSTARIVVIGGTAAGPKAASRAKRLNEEAEVTLLQKAPELSMASCGYPYYVAGEVKGRDMLLATPAGVVRDPAFFAGAKGITAKVSTEVTAIDRKAKTVAWKRVDSGETGHLPYDKLIVCTGSRPKVPPIPGRELDGVTTLASLEDADGLRALAAASKGGKAVIVGGGLIGMETCEALVTAGMDVTVVEALPQILSFLDPELALLVQKHATSKGAKIITGVGISAINGQDGKVSGVTLADGKELPCTLVVMAIGVAPNTALAKDAGLALGPTGGIVTDEHMRTSDPDIYAAGDCVEIKNRITNAPMLAPFGDLANLEGRVAGENAVLGDTATFPGTIGSGICKVFDFAAASSGLSERKAREAGFDVVTAINASPDKPGFMGAKPVVSKLIADAKTGRILGFACVGLGNVNRQASEMAMAILGGLTVDDVAMADLPYAPPFSLAIDHAIATAHVLQNKMRGLLVGETSVAVKARLDAGEKPFLLDVRGQNEFEQMRLGLGEKLVPLGQLRKRLGELPADKHAPIVTYCKVSMRGYEAQRVLAANGYDNVTVMEGGLVAWPFKLEK, via the coding sequence ATGAGTACCGCACGCATCGTCGTCATTGGCGGCACGGCCGCCGGTCCCAAGGCCGCTTCCCGGGCCAAAAGGCTCAACGAGGAAGCGGAAGTCACCCTGCTGCAAAAAGCCCCGGAACTGTCCATGGCCTCCTGTGGTTATCCATACTATGTGGCCGGCGAGGTCAAGGGCCGCGACATGCTGCTCGCCACTCCGGCCGGGGTGGTGCGCGACCCGGCCTTTTTCGCCGGGGCCAAGGGCATCACGGCCAAGGTTTCGACCGAGGTCACGGCCATCGACCGCAAGGCCAAGACCGTGGCCTGGAAACGCGTGGATTCCGGCGAGACGGGCCATCTGCCCTACGACAAGCTGATCGTGTGCACCGGCTCCCGGCCCAAGGTACCGCCCATCCCGGGACGCGAACTCGACGGCGTGACCACGCTGGCGAGCCTCGAGGACGCCGACGGGCTGCGCGCCCTGGCTGCGGCCAGCAAAGGCGGCAAGGCCGTCATCGTCGGCGGCGGGCTCATCGGCATGGAGACCTGCGAGGCGCTCGTCACGGCCGGCATGGACGTGACCGTGGTCGAGGCCCTGCCTCAGATCCTGAGCTTTCTCGACCCCGAGTTGGCGCTTCTCGTGCAAAAGCACGCCACGTCCAAGGGCGCGAAGATCATCACCGGCGTCGGCATCTCGGCCATCAACGGCCAGGACGGCAAGGTGTCCGGCGTGACCCTGGCCGACGGCAAGGAACTGCCCTGCACCCTCGTGGTCATGGCCATCGGCGTGGCCCCGAACACCGCCCTGGCCAAGGACGCCGGCCTGGCGCTCGGCCCCACGGGCGGCATCGTCACCGACGAACACATGCGCACCTCCGATCCGGACATCTACGCAGCCGGCGACTGCGTGGAGATCAAAAACCGGATCACGAACGCGCCCATGCTGGCCCCCTTCGGCGACCTGGCCAACCTCGAAGGCCGCGTGGCCGGCGAAAACGCGGTCCTCGGCGATACGGCCACCTTCCCCGGAACCATCGGCAGCGGCATCTGCAAGGTGTTCGATTTCGCCGCCGCCTCCTCGGGGCTTTCCGAGCGCAAGGCCCGGGAAGCCGGCTTCGACGTGGTCACGGCCATAAACGCCAGCCCGGACAAGCCCGGGTTCATGGGCGCCAAGCCGGTGGTGTCCAAGCTCATCGCCGACGCCAAGACCGGCCGCATCCTCGGGTTTGCCTGCGTGGGCCTCGGCAACGTCAACCGGCAGGCCTCGGAAATGGCCATGGCCATCCTCGGCGGCCTGACCGTGGACGACGTGGCCATGGCCGACCTGCCCTACGCCCCGCCGTTCTCCCTGGCCATCGACCATGCCATCGCCACGGCCCATGTGCTGCAAAACAAGATGCGCGGGCTTTTGGTCGGAGAAACGAGCGTGGCGGTCAAGGCACGCCTGGACGCCGGGGAAAAGCCGTTTTTGCTCGACGTGCGCGGCCAAAACGAGTTCGAGCAGATGCGCCTCGGGCTCGGCGAGAAGCTGGTGCCGCTCGGCCAGCTGCGCAAACGCCTTGGCGAGCTGCCGGCGGACAAGCACGCGCCCATCGTCACCTACTGCAAGGTGTCCATGCGCGGCTACGAGGCCCAGCGAGTGCTTGCGGCCAACGGTTACGACAACGTGACCGTCATGGAAGGCGGCCTTGTCGCTTGGCCGTTCAAGCTGGAGAAATAA
- a CDS encoding secondary thiamine-phosphate synthase enzyme YjbQ, whose translation MKSYRKELWLNVPSRRGFINITHEVEACLAESGVREGLCLVNAMHITASVFINDDESGLHHDYEVWLEKLAPHEPVSGYRHNVGEDNADAHMKRQIMGREVVVAITEGQLDFGTWERIFYGEFDGRRRKRVLVKIIGE comes from the coding sequence ATGAAGAGCTATCGCAAGGAGCTTTGGTTGAACGTCCCCTCCCGGCGGGGATTTATCAACATCACCCACGAGGTCGAGGCCTGCCTCGCCGAATCCGGCGTGCGCGAAGGGCTGTGTCTGGTCAACGCCATGCACATCACCGCCTCGGTCTTCATCAACGACGACGAATCAGGCTTGCACCACGACTACGAGGTCTGGCTGGAAAAGCTCGCTCCCCACGAACCCGTCTCCGGCTATCGCCACAACGTCGGCGAGGACAATGCCGATGCGCATATGAAGCGGCAGATCATGGGGCGCGAGGTTGTGGTGGCCATTACCGAAGGGCAGCTGGACTTCGGCACCTGGGAGCGCATCTTTTACGGGGAATTCGACGGCCGGCGTAGAAAGCGGGTGCTGGTCAAGATCATCGGCGAATAG
- a CDS encoding alpha-keto acid decarboxylase family protein, protein MTATVVEHLMTRLKQIGVTDVFGVPGDFSFALNDAVDNDPDMRWIGCCNELNAAYAADGYARVKGRSALCTTYGVGELSALCGVAGSYTEHLPVIHLVGMPTVSTQKARRIVHHTLGTGNFEAYADMTKPVVAASAILTPENAACQIERCLEAAVARNRPVYMALPQDYADKALAGELVCAPEAPQSDPGALAAAIDAITEKIGAARSAVVLAGYLIARLGLRQVAKGLLTRTGLPFATMFMDKTALDETLPGYIGLYDGRIMNPEVRDFVEGCDCVLNIGALWSDFNTGAFTAKIDPTRMIAIMQHEVRVGHATFLDVEMRDVLEGLAKVLPAKPAKVKNPAGLGEPKGAPDDPICPDYLYPRFEKFLCEGDIVMAETGTISMGLGFAKMPTGAEFFNQTLWGSIGWATPAAFGAAMAAPDRRTLLFTGEGSHQMTAQEIGQFGRYDLKPIIFCLNNDGYLIERLLCKDPKSSYNDLAPWNYTQLPAAFGMADWYCAKASTNAELEAVMAKAETCGTGAYIEVVMDQMAASPLAKKLGESIQTLYSK, encoded by the coding sequence ATGACCGCGACTGTAGTGGAACATTTGATGACGCGCCTGAAGCAGATCGGCGTGACGGACGTGTTCGGCGTCCCCGGGGACTTTTCCTTCGCCCTAAACGACGCTGTGGACAACGATCCGGACATGCGCTGGATCGGCTGCTGCAACGAACTTAATGCCGCCTATGCCGCCGACGGCTATGCCCGGGTCAAGGGTCGCTCCGCCCTGTGCACCACCTACGGCGTGGGTGAGCTTTCGGCCCTGTGCGGCGTGGCCGGCTCCTACACGGAGCATCTGCCCGTCATCCATCTGGTCGGCATGCCGACCGTATCCACCCAAAAGGCCCGGCGCATCGTGCACCACACGCTCGGCACCGGCAATTTCGAGGCTTACGCCGACATGACCAAGCCGGTGGTGGCCGCAAGCGCCATTCTGACCCCGGAAAACGCGGCCTGCCAGATCGAGCGTTGCCTGGAAGCGGCCGTGGCCCGTAACCGGCCCGTCTACATGGCCCTGCCCCAGGATTACGCCGACAAGGCGTTGGCCGGGGAGCTCGTCTGCGCCCCCGAGGCGCCGCAAAGCGACCCGGGCGCCTTGGCTGCGGCCATCGACGCCATCACCGAGAAGATAGGCGCGGCGCGCTCGGCCGTGGTTCTGGCCGGCTATCTCATCGCCCGGCTCGGCCTGCGCCAGGTGGCCAAGGGGCTTTTGACCCGCACCGGGCTGCCTTTCGCCACCATGTTCATGGACAAGACCGCCCTGGATGAGACCTTGCCTGGCTACATCGGTCTCTACGACGGCCGGATCATGAACCCCGAGGTGCGCGATTTCGTCGAGGGCTGCGACTGCGTGCTCAATATCGGCGCGCTGTGGAGCGATTTCAACACCGGCGCTTTTACCGCCAAGATCGACCCCACGCGCATGATCGCGATCATGCAGCACGAGGTGCGGGTGGGGCACGCCACCTTCCTCGATGTGGAGATGCGCGACGTGCTGGAAGGGCTGGCCAAGGTCCTGCCGGCCAAACCGGCGAAGGTGAAAAATCCGGCCGGCCTCGGCGAGCCCAAGGGCGCGCCGGACGACCCCATCTGTCCGGACTACCTGTACCCGCGCTTCGAGAAGTTTCTGTGCGAAGGCGACATCGTCATGGCCGAGACCGGCACCATCTCCATGGGGCTGGGGTTTGCCAAGATGCCGACCGGGGCGGAATTTTTCAACCAGACCCTGTGGGGCTCCATCGGCTGGGCCACGCCGGCCGCCTTTGGCGCGGCCATGGCCGCGCCGGACCGCCGCACGCTCCTTTTCACCGGCGAGGGCTCGCATCAGATGACGGCCCAGGAAATCGGCCAGTTCGGCCGCTACGATCTCAAACCCATTATCTTCTGCCTCAATAACGACGGGTACCTGATTGAACGGCTGCTCTGCAAGGACCCCAAGAGTTCCTACAACGACCTCGCGCCCTGGAATTACACCCAGCTTCCCGCCGCCTTCGGCATGGCCGACTGGTACTGCGCCAAGGCTTCGACCAATGCCGAGTTGGAAGCGGTCATGGCCAAGGCCGAGACCTGCGGCACCGGAGCCTATATCGAGGTGGTCATGGACCAGATGGCGGCCTCACCCCTGGCCAAAAAGCTCGGGGAATCCATCCAGACGCTGTACAGCAAGTAG